From one Deltaproteobacteria bacterium genomic stretch:
- a CDS encoding 5-formyltetrahydrofolate cyclo-ligase, producing MDHSIDVTKKTYREVLLRQRALISRNVSDHVSRMICRHLATWLVEQRVTTVFLYMPVRGEIDPLPVTTMLPNLEYALPVTSSDGMHFYRWSAGDPLRIGAYGIPEPIPDSPALVPTAATAILVPSLAVSHNGVRLGYGGGYFDRYLMRSDAKVIAVTTDNFLLPELPVEPHDQLMGWVVTESGVLKLTESKRPYHLIESD from the coding sequence ATGGACCATTCCATCGACGTTACAAAAAAAACCTATCGTGAAGTTCTCCTCAGACAGCGCGCGCTGATATCACGCAACGTAAGCGACCACGTAAGCCGCATGATATGCCGCCATCTTGCTACCTGGTTGGTGGAGCAAAGAGTGACCACGGTTTTTCTCTACATGCCAGTCCGTGGGGAAATTGACCCCCTCCCCGTGACCACCATGCTACCCAACCTTGAATACGCATTACCGGTGACATCTAGTGACGGGATGCATTTTTACCGATGGTCTGCCGGCGATCCTCTACGCATAGGTGCTTACGGCATTCCAGAACCAATCCCAGATAGCCCGGCGCTAGTCCCAACAGCAGCAACGGCTATTCTCGTTCCGTCCCTAGCCGTGTCACACAATGGCGTACGGCTGGGCTATGGTGGCGGCTATTTCGATCGGTATCTCATGCGATCTGATGCCAAGGTCATTGCCGTGACTACCGACAACTTTCTTCTGCCCGAATTACCGGTGGAGCCCCATGATCAGCTCATGGGCTGGGTCGTCACAGAATCCGGTGTGCTCAAGTTGACGGAGTCAAAGCGTCCCTACCATCTCATCGAATCCGACTAG
- a CDS encoding MerR family transcriptional regulator, protein MSGDSFSVKAMTRLTGLNEHTLRAWERRYGAVTPRRGDNGRRVYSREDVERLRNIAALVERGFAIGRIATLSDQELAQLLADNLELDHIGNGAPKAESSLNPAANRVPTQLERIQEALLQFDLAKIHGTLTESRYLMGARGFVLDLVTPLMEAVGWMTLSGRITIGHEHALSAIVRAHLSFMLLEIPRRETSADGENNSFALTTMEGNFHEIGILVASVLCALRGVTNYFLGPNLPVPALTEAVIALNARHIVIGSTSLPPGTLPITEHEYLQELDKRLPPFCEIWVGGPLIEFKESKLKHKFRFIRTLVGFDEMVGTL, encoded by the coding sequence ATGAGTGGTGATAGTTTCAGTGTAAAGGCTATGACGAGACTAACGGGGCTCAACGAGCATACCCTGAGGGCCTGGGAGCGTCGTTATGGTGCCGTCACACCGCGTCGCGGCGATAATGGTCGCCGGGTCTACTCGCGCGAGGACGTCGAGCGGCTGCGTAATATCGCGGCGCTGGTCGAGCGCGGATTCGCCATCGGTCGCATTGCTACCCTCTCGGATCAGGAATTGGCGCAATTATTGGCCGATAATTTGGAGCTGGACCATATTGGTAACGGCGCACCGAAGGCGGAGTCATCGCTAAATCCAGCAGCTAATCGCGTGCCGACGCAGCTGGAGCGGATTCAGGAAGCGCTCCTCCAGTTTGATCTCGCTAAAATTCATGGCACCCTGACTGAGTCACGGTATCTCATGGGCGCGCGCGGTTTTGTTTTAGATTTAGTAACGCCGCTTATGGAGGCGGTAGGGTGGATGACACTGTCTGGTCGGATCACCATCGGTCACGAGCATGCACTCAGCGCGATTGTGCGCGCGCACTTGTCATTTATGCTGCTAGAAATTCCTCGTCGCGAAACTTCAGCTGATGGTGAGAATAATTCTTTTGCCCTGACCACGATGGAAGGTAATTTCCACGAGATCGGTATTTTAGTAGCCAGCGTGCTGTGTGCCTTACGGGGTGTCACCAACTACTTCCTCGGTCCGAATTTGCCGGTCCCGGCACTGACAGAGGCCGTGATCGCACTCAATGCCAGACATATAGTGATAGGCTCAACGTCGCTACCTCCTGGGACCTTGCCTATTACCGAGCATGAATATTTGCAGGAGCTGGACAAGAGACTGCCACCCTTTTGTGAAATCTGGGTGGGTGGTCCCTTGATCGAATTTAAGGAATCTAAGCTCAAGCATAAGTTTAGATTCATCCGTACCCTAGTCGGATTCGATGAGATGGTAGGGACGCTTTGA